A region of Toxorhynchites rutilus septentrionalis strain SRP chromosome 1, ASM2978413v1, whole genome shotgun sequence DNA encodes the following proteins:
- the LOC129761882 gene encoding mediator of RNA polymerase II transcription subunit 7, whose translation MSNADAIQVSSLPLPPAQYINLFTDENIRKNRAPKPPPPIQDGYTMFGNPFSNDDNIIRPLEAQGFKRLYPQHFDRRKELKKLNHSLLVNFLDLIDLLVHYPDSPRRAEKIEDLSLLFVHIHHLLNEFRPHQARETLRVMMELQKRQRIETAQRFQNHLEKVREMVKNAFASLPDLTESDRLTGAVEQMDTGDDDDVGKGRGEGCNPLDRLMCELVDNM comes from the exons ATGTCTAACGCGGATGCAATTCAGGTGAGTTCGCTCCCACTGCCACCGGCCCAGTACATCAACCTTTTCACCGATGAGAACATTCGGAAGAATCGGGCTCCGAAACCACCTCCACCGATTCAGGATGGGTACACAATGTTCGGTAACCCGTTCAGCAATGACGATAACATTATCAGACCGCTGGAAGCACAAGGCTTCAAGCGACTTTATCCGCAACACTTTGATCGGCGAAAGGAATTGAAAAAGCTGAACCATTCGCTGTTGGTGAATTTTCTCGATTTGATCGATCTGCTTGTACACTATCCCGATAGTCCGAGGAGGGCAGAAAAG ATAGAGGATCTAAGCTTGCTATTCGTTCACATTCACCACCTGCTGAACGAGTTCCGACCCCACCAAGCGAGGGAAACACTTCGGGTTATGATGGAGCTTCAGAAGCGACAACGGATAGAAACGGCACAGCGATTTCAGAACCACTTGGAGAAGGTACGGGAGATGGTGAAGAATGCGTTTGCTTCGCTACCGGATTTGACGGAATCCGATCGGCTTACCGGTGCGGTAGAGCAAATGGATACAGGGGACGATGATGATGTGGGTAAAGGTCGAGGCGAAGGCTGCAACCCACTGGATCGATTGATGTGCGAACTGGTGGATAATATGTAA
- the LOC129778601 gene encoding uncharacterized protein LOC129778601, with protein sequence MNVKIYLSSKLVENCTFCQLFGLIEVQRDEIRFVVLDSKLLPGTYLIGEICSESDYRRLQESTDPTTQHRDALLLEENFLRLSISDRGRIKHVTTKVKGVTIETLNKVLIIYDEKGFGNLAENVLPMDENGNDLLHLARLIKSSKPRKNLTIQDFLEYSTHSRFIKTMRCVLGPLALILRVLFRKTALFYHFSEWTASIETKGYKSAKWALIFDIGFGVAVLSMVLYFGNPGVHFMGNAEIVVHYLRELLQTLRGSPIGLKLNAPLNDFFLNCFLYHVDLWWTFLIIVSPAIHFLFIPLSILGLLGLSFQLAMLSDLIILISLHAHCFYIYAAVLYRIEIGGIRALCRIVLGKKKNVLRDRVESHEYMNRQLFLATLTFAVLLFLLPTILVYYVVFATLRFGIYCVSYLLMTIRRTILQFPFAGMIRWIRGVYTNLDSLEIFNIGSYAKENITIIYIAPKASSFWGDRSCHQKQADTDGVKMGPATNTISIGQFFASLVRGEMVAFIQPDENVYRHNIRNKIE encoded by the exons ATGAACGTAAAAATCTACCTCTCATCGAAGCTGGTAGAGAACTGCACCTTCTGCCAGCTGTTCGGTTTAATCGAGGTGCAGCGGGACGAGATACGATTCGTGGTGTTGGACAGTAAATTGTTGCCGGGAACGTACCTGATAGGTGAGATCTGCAGCGAGTCAGACTACAGGCGGCTGCAGGAATCCACGGATCCTACTACCCAACATAGAGACGCGCTGCTGTTGGAagaaaatttcctccgactgtccatttccgaccggggaaGAATTAAACATGTCACCACCAAGGTAAAAGGAGTCACCATCGAGACGCTCAACAAGGTGTTGATTATATACGACGAGAAAGGGTTTGGAAACTTAGCCGAAAATGTACTGCCAATGGATGAGAATGGGAATGACTTGCTGCATTTGGCACGATTGATAAAGTCTTCAAAGCCGCGGAAAAATTTGACGATACAAGATTTCCTGGAATACTCGACACATAGCCGGTTTATTAAGAcgatgaggtgtgttttgggaCCTCTAGCGTTGATATTGAGGGTACTTTTCAGGAAAACTGCCTTGTTCTATCACTTCTCGGAATGGACGGCGAGCATTGAGACTAAAGGATataaaag TGCAAAATGGGCCCTTATTTTTGATATAGGATTTGGTGTGGCAGTGCTCTCAATGGTTCTCTACTTCGGCAACCCTGGCGTCCATTTCATGGGGAATGCTGAG ATTGTGGTCCACTATCTCCGAGAGTTGCTACAAACTCTCCGCGGAAGCCCAATCGGTCTGAAGCTGAATGCACCACTGAACGATTTTTTCCTAAACTGCTTTCTGTACCACGTGGATCTCTGGTGGACTTTCCTCATCATAGTTTCGCCGGCGATACATTTCCTGTTCATCCCCCTATCAATATTGGGACTGTTAGGACTATCATTCCAGCTGGCGATGCTTTCGGATCTCATCATACTTATCAGTTTGCATGCCCACTGCTTCTACATATACGCGGCGGT CCTTTATCGCATCGAAATCGGTGGTATCCGCGCTTTGTGTCGGATTGTtctgggaaaaaagaaaaacgttCTGCGAGATCGTGTGGAATCACACGAGTACATGAATCGTCAGCTGTTTCTGGCCACTTTAACCTTTGCCGTACTTCTGTTTCTGCTTCCGACTATTTTAGTGTATTACGTTGTTTTCGCCACG CTGCGCTTTGGCATCTACTGCGTGTCATACCTTCTGATGACGATCCGGAGAACTATTCTACAGTTTCCCTTTGCTGGGATGATTCGTTGGATACGAGGAGTTTACACCAATTTGGACAGCTTGGAGATTTTCAACATAGGGTCGTATGCAAAGGAGAATATCACCATAATTTACATTGCACCAAAGGCAAGTAGTTTCTGGGGTGATCGAAGCTGCCATCAGAAGCAAGCCGATACGGACGGTGTTAAGATGGGACCAGCTACAAATACTATTTCCATTGGACAATTTTTCGCTAGTCTGGTACGTGGAGAAATGGTTGCCTTCATCCAGCCAGATGAAAACGTGTATCGGCACAATATACGCAATAAAATCGAATGA